Proteins found in one Fimbriimonadaceae bacterium genomic segment:
- the motA gene encoding flagellar motor stator protein MotA, with the protein MFAFIGIIIGLIATLVGYLMHGGQFGVLIQINEIITLVGAALGIFLGSYGMKTFQATIKAVLGLLKPEAGKQAYLDLLKMMYQLFTVARKEGLLGLEKHIERPEESDIIKKFPSFLGNHHAVHFFCDTMKVVLTGAVGPHDLSEMMEMDLDVAHEEEMVPAEALQNVADAMPAVGIVAAVLGVIITMGKIDQGPATIGHSVAAALVGTFLGIFIGYVCIAPVSKSVAARVKSGGMYMNCIRHALFSFARGESPITCVEFARRQIEPSIRPGFVEMETTVKEKDAA; encoded by the coding sequence ATGTTCGCGTTCATCGGGATCATCATCGGCCTGATCGCCACCCTGGTCGGCTACCTCATGCATGGTGGCCAGTTTGGCGTCCTGATCCAGATCAACGAAATTATCACCCTCGTCGGCGCCGCGCTCGGCATCTTCCTGGGCTCGTACGGGATGAAGACGTTCCAGGCGACGATCAAGGCCGTGCTGGGCCTCTTGAAGCCGGAGGCGGGGAAACAAGCCTATCTTGACCTGCTCAAGATGATGTACCAGCTCTTCACCGTCGCGCGCAAGGAAGGCCTGCTGGGCCTCGAGAAGCATATTGAGCGGCCGGAGGAGAGCGACATCATCAAGAAGTTCCCCTCCTTCCTTGGCAACCACCACGCCGTGCACTTCTTCTGCGACACGATGAAGGTGGTCCTCACCGGTGCGGTCGGTCCCCATGACCTCAGCGAGATGATGGAGATGGACCTCGACGTCGCCCACGAGGAGGAGATGGTCCCCGCCGAGGCCCTGCAGAACGTCGCCGACGCGATGCCCGCCGTCGGTATCGTCGCCGCCGTCTTGGGCGTCATCATCACGATGGGCAAGATCGACCAGGGTCCGGCCACCATCGGCCACTCGGTCGCCGCCGCCCTCGTCGGTACCTTCCTGGGCATCTTCATCGGCTACGTCTGCATCGCCCCGGTCAGTAAGTCGGTGGCGGCCCGCGTCAAGTCGGGCGGCATGTACATGAACTGCATCCGCCACGCCCTCTTCAGCTTTGCCCGGGGCGAGTCGCCGATCACGTGCGTCGAGTTCGCCCGACGCCAAATCGAGCCGAGCATCCGGCCCGGGTTCGTCGAGATGGAAACCACGGTGAAAGAGAAGGACGCCGCCTAA
- a CDS encoding flagellar biosynthesis anti-sigma factor FlgM codes for MKVSNEQIARVIAEPVITPEANKVDDAVIRLVDSDLVQSVTRDVLRAPDRDAMVAEIKAKVDAGTYHVSADDIVDTMVRRAIADRIR; via the coding sequence GTGAAAGTATCGAACGAACAAATCGCCCGCGTCATCGCCGAACCGGTCATCACCCCGGAAGCCAACAAGGTCGACGACGCCGTCATCCGCCTGGTCGACTCCGACCTTGTCCAGTCTGTCACCCGCGACGTGCTGAGGGCCCCTGACCGCGACGCCATGGTCGCCGAGATCAAGGCCAAGGTCGACGCGGGCACCTACCACGTCTCGGCCGACGACATCGTCGACACGATGGTCCGGCGGGCCATCGCCGACCGGATCCGCTAG
- a CDS encoding OmpA family protein: MQDGTPIIIKKVKKHGHGHHGGAWKVAYADFVTAMMAFFMVMWILGMSEDQKRVIASYFRDPVGVYEGSSNNPPNLMDDNPPVTAGAAGSPTFDANAEHERKEGEKVKKEVEEKIQKDENLKPLLQTGAVTVDQTAEGVQIELIENETNGEVFFQLGSAEIRPKARELFNTLAPVLAQMNRKMFIDGHTDARPMAGGMDNYDLSSARANAVRRLLQLGGVKEGQILEVRGKADKEPRVPDDPYHFSNRRVSIVMPYKYMKQVNLSLPQAPASPESSAIARDPRGVLPSKDQALGPKPTAGGAN, translated from the coding sequence ATGCAAGACGGCACCCCGATCATCATCAAGAAGGTCAAGAAGCACGGCCACGGCCACCACGGCGGGGCGTGGAAGGTCGCCTATGCCGACTTCGTGACCGCCATGATGGCCTTCTTCATGGTCATGTGGATCCTCGGCATGAGCGAGGACCAAAAGCGCGTCATCGCCTCCTATTTCCGCGACCCCGTCGGGGTCTACGAGGGGTCGAGCAACAACCCGCCCAACCTCATGGACGACAACCCGCCGGTGACGGCGGGCGCGGCCGGTTCGCCGACCTTTGACGCTAACGCCGAGCATGAGCGCAAAGAGGGGGAGAAGGTCAAGAAGGAAGTCGAAGAGAAGATCCAGAAGGACGAGAACCTCAAGCCGCTCCTTCAGACCGGGGCGGTCACGGTCGACCAGACTGCCGAGGGCGTCCAAATCGAACTGATCGAGAACGAGACCAACGGCGAGGTGTTCTTCCAACTGGGCTCGGCGGAGATCCGCCCCAAGGCCCGGGAGCTGTTCAACACCTTGGCCCCCGTCCTTGCCCAAATGAACCGCAAGATGTTCATCGACGGCCACACGGACGCCCGCCCGATGGCGGGCGGCATGGACAACTACGACCTGAGCAGCGCCCGGGCCAACGCGGTGCGCCGCCTGTTGCAACTCGGCGGGGTGAAGGAGGGGCAGATCCTTGAAGTCCGGGGCAAGGCCGACAAGGAGCCGCGGGTGCCCGACGACCCGTACCACTTCAGCAACCGGCGCGTGAGCATCGTGATGCCCTACAAGTACATGAAGCAGGTCAACCTCAGCCTGCCCCAGGCGCCAGCGTCACCCGAGAGCAGCGCGATCGCCCGGGACCCCCGGGGCGTCTTGCCCTCCAAAGACCAGGCCCTGGGGCCGAAGCCGACGGCCGGCGGTGCGAACTAG
- the ruvC gene encoding crossover junction endodeoxyribonuclease RuvC, protein MTVLGVDPGYGRLGYGVVRRDGSRLACLDCGVVETPPGDIGGRLATIYDAVEEVMARHHPDALACERLFFTKNQTTGMDVAKAAGCVLLAAARRGLPCHEYAPTEVKLSVVGHGAAEKKQVQFMVAKLLGLAAAPRPDDAADALAVALTHALRSGALAARP, encoded by the coding sequence TTGACCGTCCTCGGCGTCGACCCGGGCTATGGACGGCTGGGCTACGGCGTGGTGCGCCGGGACGGGAGCCGCCTGGCCTGCCTGGACTGTGGCGTCGTCGAGACCCCGCCCGGCGACATCGGCGGACGGCTCGCCACGATCTACGACGCGGTCGAGGAGGTCATGGCCCGGCACCACCCTGACGCCTTGGCGTGCGAGCGGCTCTTCTTCACCAAGAACCAGACCACCGGCATGGACGTCGCCAAGGCGGCCGGGTGCGTCTTGCTCGCCGCGGCCCGCCGGGGGCTGCCGTGCCACGAGTACGCCCCGACCGAGGTCAAGCTCTCGGTGGTCGGGCACGGGGCGGCCGAAAAGAAGCAGGTGCAGTTCATGGTCGCCAAGCTGCTCGGCCTGGCCGCCGCCCCCCGCCCCGACGACGCCGCCGACGCCCTTGCCGTCGCCCTGACCCACGCCCTGCGGTCTGGGGCCCTGGCCGCGCGCCCCTAG
- the mutL gene encoding DNA mismatch repair endonuclease MutL yields MRLLDSHTVNQIAAGEVVDRPAAAVKELVENALDAGATRVDVEVEDAGRRLIRVSDDGHGMSDEDARAALLRHATSKIGSADDLLRVASFGFRGEALPSIASVSRLTLSTGTADGVRRVLVVEEGLTTRDAVEGGPQGTTVTVEDLFLCVPARLKFLKSDTTEVGAVADVVGRAATARPDVAFRLSHGGTVVLQTPGSGSLLDAVAAVWGRDPARGLVPVDTFNGHARVWGLVSPPHFTKPTRSHQWLFVNGRPVRSRLGTAALDQAFRSLTPEKRYPLAVVMVEVDPAQIDVNVSPSKSEVKFHQEGAVFDAVRRAVKDAVLASGAVPSLEGLAAANAALSPEAAAPPAALFHVAFGEGLSSTPAFEPPPVATPDSFVDGLRVLGQIDDTFIVAENRTSLLVVDQHVAHERVLYEQIRDTRGAGAVETQRLIEPETLVVGRRTLEAVTPRLGELREVGFDVEPFGTETLLVRSVPALGRFRPPLAALKDILDEMVENPPGALTPTRDDVYILASCKLAVKAGDPLGHAEMTRLLHDLARTENPYLCPHGRPITVVYPKDALARKFKR; encoded by the coding sequence GTGCGTCTGCTCGACAGCCACACCGTGAACCAGATCGCCGCCGGCGAGGTCGTCGACCGGCCCGCCGCCGCAGTCAAAGAACTGGTGGAGAACGCCCTTGACGCCGGCGCGACACGGGTCGACGTCGAGGTCGAGGACGCGGGGCGCCGGCTTATCCGTGTCTCCGACGACGGCCACGGCATGTCTGACGAGGACGCCCGTGCCGCGCTCCTGCGCCACGCGACAAGCAAGATCGGCTCGGCCGACGACCTCCTGCGCGTCGCGTCTTTCGGGTTCCGCGGTGAGGCCCTGCCGTCCATCGCCTCGGTCTCCCGGCTGACCCTCTCGACCGGCACGGCCGACGGGGTCCGGCGCGTCCTCGTCGTCGAAGAGGGGCTGACGACCCGCGACGCGGTCGAGGGCGGGCCGCAGGGGACCACCGTCACCGTCGAGGACCTGTTCCTGTGCGTCCCCGCCCGCCTCAAGTTCCTCAAGAGCGACACGACGGAGGTCGGTGCGGTCGCCGACGTCGTCGGCCGCGCCGCGACGGCCCGGCCCGACGTCGCCTTCCGCCTCAGCCATGGGGGCACCGTGGTCCTCCAGACGCCCGGCTCCGGCAGCCTGCTCGACGCGGTGGCGGCGGTGTGGGGGCGCGACCCGGCGCGCGGGCTTGTGCCCGTCGACACGTTCAACGGCCACGCCCGCGTCTGGGGGCTGGTCTCGCCGCCCCACTTCACCAAACCGACCCGGTCGCACCAGTGGCTGTTCGTCAACGGTCGGCCGGTGCGCTCCAGGCTGGGGACGGCGGCGCTCGACCAGGCGTTCCGCTCCCTCACCCCGGAGAAGCGCTACCCCTTGGCGGTGGTGATGGTCGAGGTCGACCCCGCCCAGATCGACGTCAACGTCTCGCCAAGCAAGAGCGAGGTCAAGTTCCATCAGGAAGGGGCCGTCTTCGACGCGGTCCGCCGGGCGGTCAAGGACGCTGTCTTGGCCAGCGGGGCGGTGCCCAGCCTGGAGGGCCTCGCCGCCGCCAACGCCGCCCTGTCGCCCGAAGCCGCCGCACCTCCGGCAGCCCTCTTCCACGTCGCGTTCGGCGAAGGGCTCTCGTCGACGCCGGCCTTCGAGCCGCCCCCCGTCGCCACGCCGGACAGCTTCGTCGACGGCCTGCGCGTGCTCGGCCAGATCGACGACACGTTCATCGTCGCCGAGAACCGCACCTCGCTCCTTGTCGTCGACCAGCACGTCGCCCACGAGCGGGTGCTCTACGAGCAGATCCGTGACACGCGGGGGGCGGGGGCGGTCGAGACCCAACGGCTCATCGAACCTGAGACCCTGGTGGTGGGGCGCCGCACGTTGGAGGCCGTCACCCCGCGGCTCGGGGAGCTCCGCGAGGTCGGGTTCGACGTGGAGCCGTTCGGCACCGAGACTCTTCTCGTCCGGTCGGTGCCCGCCCTCGGGCGGTTCCGGCCCCCGCTCGCCGCCCTGAAAGACATCCTTGACGAGATGGTCGAAAACCCGCCGGGCGCCCTGACCCCGACGCGCGACGACGTTTACATCCTCGCCTCGTGCAAACTCGCCGTCAAGGCCGGTGACCCCCTGGGCCACGCCGAGATGACCCGTCTGCTCCACGACCTGGCCCGCACCGAGAACCCGTACCTGTGCCCGCACGGGCGGCCGATCACGGTGGTCTATCCCAAGGACGCCCTGGCGAGGAAGTTCAAACGTTGA
- a CDS encoding homogentisate 1,2-dioxygenase, with the protein MIRYHRLGDLPAKKHVQFRQPDGSLYAEQLFSTIGFDGPMTTLYHRNLPTEVAGWEDLGPAAPTYLADEPLRHRHLKTARMTPRGDCVTGRVPLMGNRDCVWNQALVAENQPDTTFFKNAEADEIYFLHDGTGRLDSMYGSLAVRPGDYVVIPRGTIYRFHFETFPVRAVVLESHGPVTTPRRYRNEYGQMLEHAPYSERDFRAPDSLVPHTDEGDYAVVVKARGRHTRYRYRFHPLDVVGWDGFVYPVAFSIHDFQPITGQLHLPPPIHQTFATPNFVVCSFCPRMLDYHPDAIVIPYNHSNVDSDEILYYCNDKFGSRKGIEEGSITMHPLGIPHGPQPGAVEASIGATRTNELAVMMDTFKPLALTAEALALEDPDYWKSWQTRA; encoded by the coding sequence ATGATCCGCTACCACCGCCTTGGCGACTTGCCCGCCAAGAAGCACGTCCAGTTCCGCCAACCTGACGGCTCGCTCTACGCCGAGCAACTGTTCAGCACCATCGGCTTCGACGGGCCGATGACCACGCTCTACCACCGGAACCTGCCCACCGAAGTCGCCGGGTGGGAAGACCTCGGCCCGGCCGCGCCGACATACCTGGCCGACGAGCCCCTGCGCCACCGCCACCTCAAGACCGCGCGGATGACGCCGCGCGGCGACTGCGTCACCGGCCGCGTGCCCCTCATGGGGAACCGCGACTGCGTTTGGAACCAGGCCCTGGTGGCGGAAAACCAGCCGGACACCACGTTCTTCAAGAACGCCGAGGCGGACGAGATCTACTTTCTTCACGACGGGACGGGGCGGTTGGACTCTATGTACGGCAGCTTGGCGGTGCGGCCCGGCGACTACGTCGTCATCCCCCGGGGGACCATCTACCGGTTCCACTTCGAGACCTTTCCGGTCCGCGCGGTCGTGCTTGAATCCCACGGCCCCGTCACCACGCCCCGGCGCTACCGCAACGAGTACGGTCAGATGTTGGAGCACGCCCCGTACTCCGAACGCGATTTTCGGGCCCCGGACTCCTTGGTGCCTCATACCGACGAGGGGGACTACGCCGTCGTCGTCAAGGCCCGCGGACGGCACACGCGGTACCGCTACCGCTTCCACCCGCTGGATGTCGTCGGGTGGGACGGGTTCGTCTATCCGGTCGCGTTCAGCATCCATGACTTCCAGCCGATCACGGGTCAGCTCCACCTGCCTCCGCCCATCCACCAGACGTTCGCGACGCCCAACTTTGTCGTCTGCTCGTTCTGCCCCCGCATGCTGGACTACCATCCCGACGCGATCGTCATCCCCTACAACCACTCCAACGTGGACTCGGACGAGATCCTGTACTACTGCAACGACAAGTTCGGGTCACGCAAGGGCATTGAGGAAGGGTCCATCACGATGCACCCCCTAGGCATTCCACACGGTCCCCAACCGGGGGCGGTCGAGGCCTCGATCGGGGCGACCCGGACCAACGAGCTGGCCGTGATGATGGACACGTTCAAGCCGCTGGCCCTCACCGCCGAGGCCCTCGCCCTCGAGGACCCCGACTACTGGAAGAGCTGGCAGACCAGAGCTTAG